One genomic window of Procambarus clarkii isolate CNS0578487 chromosome 43, FALCON_Pclarkii_2.0, whole genome shotgun sequence includes the following:
- the LOC123755773 gene encoding uncharacterized protein — protein sequence MESKRKREYSDCYSVESMSVSSGETSPRVLDNIVTNTTYIASQPNERLISPDSRYSPVNHSTHNGFIQERRRSTRPEETTTTESDAEATAVLTCTIFPKLDRKQVPPAFKTLIPLFTRFLKDTPPTALAEVIPRLKRHLYLKKNNKLSASLVAAAILRFHPDLRERHYTNSVTTPMTLPSIIRDRLSCGLHVPMIHVLYGEALISGCASHLNTRDQQVGAEPYPLSFSTSPPKEFCALIRRVDVMRGMTSHAMALAFRFPSLAASMHGLSHEMWAFMFSKKMPVAAGMELYDAFFIEFERQLAMTIVMPLDKFPPWLTESVISRFKTNTGVAATPSYRPTSEL from the coding sequence ATGGAGAGCAAGAGGAAACGAGAATACAGTGACTGTTACAGTGTGGAATCAATGAGTGTGAGTAGTGGTGAAACATCGCCCAGAGTGCTGGATAATATAGTGACAAACACCACATACATAGCAAGCCAACCAAATGAACGGCTTATCTCTCCGGACTCGAGATATTCTCCTGTAAATCATTCCACACACAATGGCTTCATACAAGAGAGGCGCCGGTCTACTCGCCCGGAGGAGACCACCACCACGGAGTCCGACGCTGAGGCGACGGCAGTGCTCACCTGTACAATATTCCCCAAGTTGGACCGTAAACAGGTCCCCCCCGCGTTTAAGACTCTGATTCCCTTGTTTACAAGATTTCTCAAAGACACGCCTCCAACCGCTCTTGCCGAAGTGATCCCACGTCTCAAGCGACACCTATATTTGAAGAAAAATAATAAACTCTCGGCGAGCCTCGTAGCTGCGGCTATATTAAGATTTCATCCGGATTTGAGAGAGAGACACTACACAAATTCTGTTACGACGCCTATGACTTTGCCGTCTATTATAAGAGACAGACTTTCGTGTGGTTTGCACGTGCCAATGATCCACGTCTTGTATGGGGAAGCGCTCATTAGCGGGTGCGCATCCCATTTAAATACCAGAGACCAGCAAGTAGGAGCCGAGCCGTACCCGCTCAGTTTCTCAACCTCACCGCCTAAAGAGTTCTGCGCGTTGATCAGGCGGGTAGATGTGATGCGAGGAATGACCTCCCACGCAATGGCATTAGCCTTTCGCTTTCCCAGTTTAGCAGCCAGCATGCACGGGCTCTCTCACGAGATGTGGGCCTTCATGTTCTCAAAGAAGATGCCTGTAGCTGCCGGGATGGAACTCTACGACGCCTTTTTTATCGAATTTGAAAGGCAACTTGCCATGACAATAGTGATGCCCTTAGACAAGTTTCCGCCCTGGCTAACAGAGAGTGTAATTTCAAGGTTCAAGACTAACACTGGCGTTGCCGCTACACCTTCATATAGACCCACATCAGAATTGTAA